One part of the Helicoverpa armigera isolate CAAS_96S chromosome 3, ASM3070526v1, whole genome shotgun sequence genome encodes these proteins:
- the LOC110378925 gene encoding myrosinase 1 has protein sequence MAMSSWTILTLLALCHSSIAFRKFPEGFTFGVATAAHQIEGAWNVSGKSENVWDRLSHSRPEMIADGTNGDIACDSYNRYMEDVEELTYLGVDFYRFSLSWARILPTGRLDVVNPDGIRYYNDLLDALAENNIEPLVTLFHWDLPQALQDLGGWANPKMIHYFRDYADLCFKEFGTKIKSWITFNEPYEICEDAYGDEKKAPAVDSHGVGCYLCSDTLLKAHAEAYHLYNETYRPVQNGRIMISINSIWYEPSDPESAEQVALAEVANQFKFGWFAHPIFTSDGGYPSVMVDNVARQSAAEGLLKSRLEQFDAYWIQRIKGTSDFLGINHYTTHLITGAGVDPIAKSPSWLKDIGAVTTMEVGGDSASEWLRVVPTGFANLLRWCKSSYNDPPIYITENGFSDYGTLLDYGRIKYFNDYLNEILNVIYDDGVKVLGYTAWTLMDNFEWRAGFSERFGLYYVNITDPARPRKPKLSAEYFKELCATRELPKDPRFFEPSIAYN, from the exons ATGGCGATGTCGAGCTGGACCATACTCACGCTGCTGGCGCTCTGTCACTC GAGCATAGCATTTAGGAAGTTCCCTGAAGGGTTCACGTTTGGTGTGGCAACTGCTGCCCATCAGATCGAGGGGGCCTGGAACGTCAGTG GCAAAAGTGAAAATGTCTGGGACCGTTTGTCTCACTCGCGCCCCGAGATGATCGCCGATGGCACCAATGGTGACATCGCTTGCGACTCCTACAACCGCTACATGGAGGATGTTGAGGAGCTGACGTACCTCGGCGTGGACTTCTACCGGTTCTCGCTGTCATGGGCTCGCATCCTGCCCACCGGCCGCCTTGACGTCGTTAACCCCGACGGCATACGCTACTACAACGACCTCCTTGATGCTCTTGCTGAGAATAATATCGAACCCCTC gtCACCTTATTCCACTGGGACTTACCCCAAGCACTGCAAGATCTTGGAGGTTGGGCAAACCCTAAGATGATCCATTACTTCCGTGACTACGCCGACTTGTGCTTCAAAGAGTTCGGAACCAAAATCAAGTCTTGGATTACTTTCAACGAACCTTATGAGATCTGCGAAGATGCTTATGGTGACGAGAAGAAAGCCCCAGCAGTTGACAGCCACGGTGTTGGCTGCTACTTGTGCAGTGACACTCTGCTGAAGGCTCACGCAGAAGCTTACCACTTGTACAACGAAACCTACCGCCCTGTTCAAAACGGAAGGATCATGATCTCCATCAACTCCATCTGGTATGAACCTAGCGACCCTGAAAGTGCTGAGCAAGTAGCGCTTGCTGAAGTGGCTAACCAATTCAAG TTCGGTTGGTTCGCCCACCCAATTTTCACCTCTGACGGAGGATACCCATCGGTCATGGTTGACAATGTAGCCCGCCAGAGTGCTGCTGAGGGACTTTTGAAATCCCGCCTGGAGCAGTTCGATGCATACTGGATCCAGAGGATTAAGGGCACGTCAGACTTCCTGGGTATCAACCACTACACCACGCACTTGATCACCGGCGCTGGTGTCGACCCTATCGCTAAGTCACCCTCGTGGTTGAAGGATATTGGCGCAGTTACTACTATGGAAGTCGGTGGTGATTCAGCTTCAGAATGGCTTCGA GTAGTGCCAACTGGTTTTGCTAACCTGCTGCGTTGGTGCAAGAGCTCGTACAACGACCCACCGATTTACATCACGGAGAACGGATTCTCTGACTACGGTACCTTGCTGGACTACGGCCGCATCAAGTACTTCAAC GACTACCTGAATGAGATCCTGAACGTGATCTACGATGACGGCGTCAAAGTCCTCGGCTACACCGCGTGGACGCTCATGGACAACTTCGAATGGAGGGCTGGATTCTC TGAACGATTCGGTTTATACTACGTAAACATCACGGACCCAGCGCGGCCCCGCAAGCCCAAGCTATCAGCCGAATACTTCAAGGAGCTGTGCGCAACGCGCGAGCTGCCGAAAGACCCACGCTTTTTCGAACCCAGT ATTGCATACAACTGA
- the LOC110378928 gene encoding uncharacterized protein LOC110378928 isoform X1 — MKPYRRSNKVFMVEQLRSATRLGRMRVLAREFAGDVRSLWRYGAPFPTFLKLIGTLILCLLVVLPLVYPVFVVAITYFTYESLFLSWWLDEPGRFMPTAIARRAISAAFRPASTPDVWKVREVLTRGILLTHSLATSVDYLCVMQGLLDEA, encoded by the exons ATGAAACCATATCGCAGATCAAATAAAGTGTTCATGGTTGAA CAGCTACGGTCGGCGACGAGGCTGGGACGCATGCGCGTGCTGGCTCGGGAGTTCGCGGGCGACGTACGCTCCCTCTGGCGGTACGGCGCGCCCTTCCCGACCTTCCTCAAACTCATCGGCACGCTCATACTCTGCCTCCTCGTCGTGCTGCCTCTCGTATACCCCGTGTTCGTCGTCGCAATCACTTACTTCACTTACGAAAGTCTTTTCTTGAG CTGGTGGCTGGACGAGCCAGGGCGGTTCATGCCGACCGCGATAGCTCGCAGGGCGATCTCCGCCGCATTCCGTCCTGCCAGCACTCCTGACGTGTGGAAGGTCCGAGAGGTGCTCACTCGCGGCATCCTCCTCACGCACTCGCTGGCCACCTCCGTCGATTACCTCTGCGTCATGCAAGGACTCCTCGATGAAGCCTAG
- the LOC110378928 gene encoding uncharacterized protein LOC110378928 isoform X2, whose product MKPYRRSNKVFMVELRSATRLGRMRVLAREFAGDVRSLWRYGAPFPTFLKLIGTLILCLLVVLPLVYPVFVVAITYFTYESLFLSWWLDEPGRFMPTAIARRAISAAFRPASTPDVWKVREVLTRGILLTHSLATSVDYLCVMQGLLDEA is encoded by the exons ATGAAACCATATCGCAGATCAAATAAAGTGTTCATGGTTGAA CTACGGTCGGCGACGAGGCTGGGACGCATGCGCGTGCTGGCTCGGGAGTTCGCGGGCGACGTACGCTCCCTCTGGCGGTACGGCGCGCCCTTCCCGACCTTCCTCAAACTCATCGGCACGCTCATACTCTGCCTCCTCGTCGTGCTGCCTCTCGTATACCCCGTGTTCGTCGTCGCAATCACTTACTTCACTTACGAAAGTCTTTTCTTGAG CTGGTGGCTGGACGAGCCAGGGCGGTTCATGCCGACCGCGATAGCTCGCAGGGCGATCTCCGCCGCATTCCGTCCTGCCAGCACTCCTGACGTGTGGAAGGTCCGAGAGGTGCTCACTCGCGGCATCCTCCTCACGCACTCGCTGGCCACCTCCGTCGATTACCTCTGCGTCATGCAAGGACTCCTCGATGAAGCCTAG